Proteins encoded in a region of the uncultured Paludibaculum sp. genome:
- a CDS encoding GYF domain-containing protein, whose protein sequence is MNAAMTTSMLRVEEEDFLIALDDLAALADSLGARANALSLIPPGPGGPRTAEAAAAFRALSPELQVRLAVAIGILRAPSKMAHWHHTIADETVSRAVLAWSTSVEESIVGLAGTVDPRRITFWTQASVKASISKMLAAGGGLSNDEIGCKLSTHAVVVFLAALDQMKATRLHGMLTHCASEVTFSRDEILERLRDAASEDFRWPLLFVEKLIPGQLVTSLTDQEVASALGELLRAGLMEAASEGRVARYELSTGGKVIADSVLHEVSKVALGVTEPQADGQLGRDIVLLVRSAYYMFLFAMAGQAGAIAALDQDELAATLHLALQPATPPPAVQAPVSTAATAAQPAAAPPPLPSKDWYVIHAGQSRGPVDEPTLLRMLPSLPSETLVWNQDLPNWMTAREAGLMPTPAVQLCSRCGTVLDPGQRFCANCGLSQA, encoded by the coding sequence ATGAACGCCGCAATGACGACATCCATGCTGCGAGTGGAGGAAGAGGACTTCCTCATCGCTCTCGACGATCTGGCGGCGCTGGCCGACTCGCTGGGCGCCCGGGCCAATGCGCTCTCGCTGATCCCGCCGGGCCCGGGCGGACCTCGTACGGCGGAGGCCGCAGCCGCGTTTCGTGCGTTGAGTCCGGAACTGCAAGTGCGGCTCGCCGTGGCCATCGGCATTCTGCGCGCGCCTTCGAAGATGGCGCATTGGCATCATACGATCGCCGATGAGACCGTCAGCCGAGCGGTGCTGGCCTGGTCGACCAGCGTGGAGGAGTCCATTGTCGGGCTGGCCGGCACGGTGGACCCGCGCCGCATCACCTTTTGGACCCAGGCGAGCGTCAAAGCCTCGATCAGCAAGATGCTGGCGGCGGGCGGCGGGCTCAGCAACGACGAGATCGGCTGCAAGCTCTCGACGCATGCCGTGGTCGTGTTCCTTGCCGCCCTGGACCAGATGAAGGCGACACGTTTGCACGGCATGCTGACGCACTGTGCGTCCGAGGTCACATTCTCCCGGGATGAGATTCTGGAGCGACTGCGCGATGCCGCCAGTGAGGACTTCCGCTGGCCCCTGCTCTTCGTTGAGAAGTTGATTCCCGGACAACTGGTGACCTCCCTGACGGACCAGGAGGTGGCCTCGGCGCTGGGCGAGCTCCTGCGGGCCGGGTTGATGGAGGCGGCGTCGGAGGGCCGGGTCGCCCGGTATGAGTTGAGCACTGGAGGCAAGGTCATCGCCGACAGCGTGCTGCACGAAGTCAGCAAAGTGGCTTTGGGCGTTACGGAGCCACAGGCCGACGGGCAACTGGGCCGGGACATCGTGCTGCTGGTGCGCAGCGCCTACTACATGTTCCTGTTCGCCATGGCTGGACAGGCCGGTGCAATCGCCGCCCTCGATCAGGATGAACTGGCGGCGACGCTGCATCTGGCGCTGCAGCCAGCCACCCCGCCGCCTGCTGTGCAGGCACCGGTCTCCACCGCGGCAACAGCTGCGCAGCCGGCGGCCGCACCTCCTCCGCTGCCCTCGAAGGACTGGTATGTGATCCACGCGGGCCAAAGCAGGGGCCCGGTCGACGAACCGACACTGCTCAGGATGCTCCCCTCGTTACCCTCGGAGACGCTGGTGTGGAACCAGGACCTGCCCAACTGGATGACCGCGCGGGAAGCGGGCTTGATGCCCACGCCGGCGGTCCAGTTGTGCTCGCGGTGCGGAACAGTGCTCGATCCCGGCCAGCGATTCTGCGCCAACTGCGGACTGTCCCAGGCGTAG